Proteins encoded in a region of the Rutidosis leptorrhynchoides isolate AG116_Rl617_1_P2 chromosome 9, CSIRO_AGI_Rlap_v1, whole genome shotgun sequence genome:
- the LOC139866629 gene encoding ABC transporter G family member 29-like isoform X5 — MRYQQPAPEIFELFDDIILLSEGQIVYQGPRENALEFFEGCGFTCPERKGIADFLQEVTSRKDQEQYWADKSIPYKYIPVNEFQQRFRSSYVGKKLKYELEIPYDMSRSHKSALVFKKYFVSKWDLLKVSWNKEWLLLKRNIYIHIFKSVQFFMLAFIGMTVYFRTRMHTRDEQDGTLYTGALLYSLIVNMFNGFGELSLTIVRLPVIYKQRDLLFHPPWAYTLPTFLLHVPICFIETTAWMVILYYGVDLAPEPSRFFKHFLLIFLIQNMAGGFFRLIAGVCRTMNMANAGGSLLVLLIFLFGCFIRPKSQIPKILEWATWLSPLSYGFKSIAINEFFASRWMNKTSSDNVTKLGIAILENMDIPTEESWFWIGAASILGFAILFNILFTFSLMYLKPPGNPQVTVSEETAIGSSSNRKIEMQLLRSESNSHGSNVVARKKGMGYTFTPLAISFDNINYYVDMPQEMREQGRTEDRLQLLREVTGAFRPGVLTALMGVTGAGKTTLMDVLAGRKTGGYIEGDIRISGFPKRQETFARISGYCEQTDIHSPQVTVYESLIYSAFLRLPREVKDDEKMTFVDEVMELVELVNLKDAIVGLPGVSGLSTEQRKRLTIAVELVANPSIIFMDEPTSGLDARAAAIVMRAVRNTVDTGRTVVCTIHQPSIDIFESFDELLLMKVGGQVIYAGPLGQNSQKLVEYFEAIPGVPKIPEEYNPATWILELSSRDAEMRLGIDLSKHYESSSLYERNKALVMELSSPPPEAVDIHFQTRYSQTSWGQFKCCLWKMWCSYWRNPDYNLIRNIFTLAAAIMLGTVFWNIGKKRESDNNLNTIIGAMYSSVFFIGINNCEIVQPVVATERTVFYRERAAGMYSSFQYAMAQVFVEIPYVLFQTTYYTLIVYSMMSFKWEVVKFFWFFFITFFSFLYFTYYGMMSVSITPNEQMAAVVAASFYSLFNLFSGFFIPLPKIPKWWVWYYWICPVAWSTSGFIISQYHDVEDTIKVPGMSYDPPISLYIKDHYGYNLDFMRPIAAVLVGYCILFAFVYALCLRLLNFQIR, encoded by the exons ATGAGATATCAACAG CCTGCTCCAGAGATATTTGAACTGTTTGATGACATCATACTACTATCAGAGGGTCAGATTGTGTATCAAGGACCACGAGAAAACGCGCTTGAGTTCTTTGAGGGTTGTGGATTTACATGTCCTGAGAGAAAGGGCATTGCTGACTTCTTGCAAGAG GTTACCTCTCGAAAAGATCAAGAACAATATTGGGCAGATAAAAGTATACCGTATAAATATATCCCAGTCAATGAATTTCAACAACGTTTTAGGAGTTCCTATGTGGGTAAGAAACTAAAGTATGAGTTGGAAATTCCATATGACATGAGTCGAAGCCATAAATCAGCTCTAGTGTTTAAAAAATATTTTGTTTCCAAGTGGGACTTGCTTAAAGTATCGTGGAACAAGGAATGGCTATTGTTGAAGAGAAACATTTATATTCACATTTTTAAGAGCGTACAGTTTTTCATGTTAGCTTTTATTGGGATGACCGTATACTTTAGGACTAGAATGCACACAAGGGATGAACAAGATGGTACACTCTATACAGGAGCACTTTTATATAGCCTAATCGTAAACATGTTTAATGGTTTTGGTGAACTTTCCCTAACCATAGTAAGACTTCCTGTAATTTATAAGCAAAGAGACCTTTTGTTCCACCCACCGTGGGCCTACACACTTCCGACATTTCTACTTCATGTGCCAATATGTTTCATAGAGACTACTGCGTGGATGGTGATACTATATTATGGCGTTGATCTTGCTCCCGAACCTAGCAG ATTCTTCAAACACTTCCTGCTGATCTTTTTGATCCAGAATATGGCGGGAGGATTTTTTAGGCTCATCGCTGGAGTATGTAGGACAATGAACATGGCAAATGCCGGTGGAAGCCTTTTAGTCTTGCTTATATttcttttcggttgtttcatccGTCCCAAATCTCAAATTCCTAAAATATTAGAGTGGGCTACTTGGTTATCACCCTTGTCTTATGGCTTTAAATCCATTGCCATAAATGAGTTCTTTGCATCTAGGTGGATGAATAAAACT AGTTCGGATAATGTGACTAAATTGGGCATAGCCATACTTGAAAATATGGATATCCCAACCGAAGAAAGCTGGTTCTGGATCGGTGCTGCCTCTATTCTAGGTTTTGCGATTCTCTTCAATATCCTATTCACTTTTTCTCTCATGTATTTAAAAC CCCCTGGGAACCCACAAGTAACTGTATCGGAAGAAACAGCCATTGGAAGTAGTTCGA ATAGAAAAATAGAAATGCAGCTTCTAAGAAGTGAATCTAACTCTCACGGTTCGAATGTTGTTGCTCGTAAAAAGGGAATGGGTTATACGTTTACTCCACTAGCCATATCATTTGACAATATCAATTACTATGTTGATATGCCCCAA GAAATGAGAGAACAAGGGAGGACGGAAGATAGGTTGCAATTACTTCGTGAAGTTACAGGTGCTTTTAGACCGGGAGTACTAACTGCATTAATGGGAGTCACTGGAGCTGGTAAAACGACATTAATGGATGTTTTAGCGGGAAGAAAAACGGGCGGTTATATTGAAGGAGATATAAGAATATCAGGATTTCCGAAAAGACAAGAAACATTTGCAAGAATTTCAGGATATTGTGAACAAACGGATATTCACTCTCCTCAAGTCACTGTTTATGAATCTTTGATTTATTCGGCTTTCCTTCGTCTCCCAAGAGAAGTAAAAGATGACGAGAAGATG ACTTTTGTAGATGAAGTGATGGAGCTAGTTGAACTAGTTAATCTCAAAGATGCAATAGTCGGACTTCCGGGAGTTAGCGGTTTGTCAACCGAACAGAGAAAAAGGCTAACAATTGCAGTGGAGCTTGTTGCTAATCCTTCGATTATCTTTATGGATGAACCTACTTCTGGGCTTGATGCAAGAGCAGCAGCAATTGTTATGAGGGCTGTAAGAAATACTGTTGACACTGGAAGAACTGTAGTTTGTACAATTCATCAACCGAGCATCGATATTTTTGAATCTTTTGATGAGTTGCTACTCATGAAAGTAGGAGGACAAGTGATATATGCAGGACCCTTAGGACAAAATTCTCAAAAGCTCGTTGAATATTTTGAG GCAATTCCCGGGGTACCAAAAATTCCTGAAGAATATAATCCAGCAACATGGATATTGGAACTTAGTTCGCGTGATGCAGAGATGCGACTTGGTATCGATCTTTCTAAgcactatgaatcatcatctttgtATGA AAGGAACAAGGCGTTAGTGATGGAGTTAAGCTCACCACCTCCCGAAGCGGTAGATATTCATTTTCAAACACGATACTCTCAAACATCGTGGGGCCAATTCAAGTGTTGTCTTTGGAAAATGTGGTGCAGTTATTGGAGAAATCCCGATTATAATCTTATTCGCAACATTTTCACCTTAGCTGCTGCAATCATGCTTGGGACCGTGTTCTGGAATATTGGAAAGAAAAG AGAAAGTGACAACAATTTGAACACTATAATCGGGGCCATGTATAGTTCTGTGTTCTTCATTGGTATAAACAATTGCGAGATTGTGCAGCCAGTTGTCGCCACAGAAAGAACGGTATTCTATCGAGAAAGAGCTGCTGGGATGTACTCGTCGTTCCAATACGCCATGGCACAG GTGTTTGTTGAGATCCCATACGTGCTCTTTCAAACGACATATTACACTCTTATAGTCTACTCAATGATGTCATTCAAATGGGAAGTAGTCAAATTTTTTTGGTTCTTCTTCATCACTTTCTTTTCATTTCTCTACTTCACATACTACGGAATGATGAGTGTATCTATCACACCGAACGAACAAATGGCAGCAGTAGTTGCAGCCTCATTCTATTCACTCTTCAATCTTTTTTCAGGGTTTTTCATCCCCTTACCT AAAATACCAAAGTGGTGGGTGTGGTACTACTGGATCTGTCCGGTTGCTTGGAGTACAAGCGGATTCATTATTTCACAATACCATGATGTTGAGGACACGATTAAGGTGCCCGGTATGTCATATGACCCgcctataagtttgtatattaaagatCATTATGGTTATAATTTAGATTTCATGAGGCCCATTGCTGCTGTTCTTGTTGGTTATTGCATATTGTTTGCATTTGTCTATGCCTTGTGCTTAAGGCTATTGAATTTCCAAATTAGATGA
- the LOC139866629 gene encoding ABC transporter G family member 29-like isoform X4 — MRILGLDTCRDTFVGDPMIRGISGGEKKRVTTGEMLVGPAKTLFMDEISTGLDSSTTFRMVKCLQQIVHITESTIMMSLLQPAPEIFELFDDIILLSEGQIVYQGPRENALEFFEGCGFTCPERKGIADFLQEVTSRKDQEQYWADKSIPYKYIPVNEFQQRFRSSYVGKKLKYELEIPYDMSRSHKSALVFKKYFVSKWDLLKVSWNKEWLLLKRNIYIHIFKSVQFFMLAFIGMTVYFRTRMHTRDEQDGTLYTGALLYSLIVNMFNGFGELSLTIVRLPVIYKQRDLLFHPPWAYTLPTFLLHVPICFIETTAWMVILYYGVDLAPEPSRFFKHFLLIFLIQNMAGGFFRLIAGVCRTMNMANAGGSLLVLLIFLFGCFIRPKSQIPKILEWATWLSPLSYGFKSIAINEFFASRWMNKTSSDNVTKLGIAILENMDIPTEESWFWIGAASILGFAILFNILFTFSLMYLKPPGNPQVTVSEETAIGSSSNRKIEMQLLRSESNSHGSNVVARKKGMGYTFTPLAISFDNINYYVDMPQEMREQGRTEDRLQLLREVTGAFRPGVLTALMGVTGAGKTTLMDVLAGRKTGGYIEGDIRISGFPKRQETFARISGYCEQTDIHSPQVTVYESLIYSAFLRLPREVKDDEKMTFVDEVMELVELVNLKDAIVGLPGVSGLSTEQRKRLTIAVELVANPSIIFMDEPTSGLDARAAAIVMRAVRNTVDTGRTVVCTIHQPSIDIFESFDELLLMKVGGQVIYAGPLGQNSQKLVEYFEAIPGVPKIPEEYNPATWILELSSRDAEMRLGIDLSKHYESSSLYERNKALVMELSSPPPEAVDIHFQTRYSQTSWGQFKCCLWKMWCSYWRNPDYNLIRNIFTLAAAIMLGTVFWNIGKKRESDNNLNTIIGAMYSSVFFIGINNCEIVQPVVATERTVFYRERAAGMYSSFQYAMAQVFVEIPYVLFQTTYYTLIVYSMMSFKWEVVKFFWFFFITFFSFLYFTYYGMMSVSITPNEQMAAVVAASFYSLFNLFSGFFIPLPKIPKWWVWYYWICPVAWSTSGFIISQYHDVEDTIKVPGMSYDPPISLYIKDHYGYNLDFMRPIAAVLVGYCILFAFVYALCLRLLNFQIR; from the exons ATGCGG ATATTGGGGCTCGATACGTGTCGTGACACCTTTGTTGGTGATCCTATGATACGAGGAATATCTGGTGGAGAAAAGAAACGAGTGACTACAG GAGAAATGCTTGTTGGGCCAGCTAAAACTCTTTTCATGGATGAGATATCAACAGGTCTAGACAGCTCAACTACATTTCGGATGGTCAAATGTTTGCAACAAATTGTACACATCACTGAGTCAACGATCATGATGTCTCTACTGCAGCCTGCTCCAGAGATATTTGAACTGTTTGATGACATCATACTACTATCAGAGGGTCAGATTGTGTATCAAGGACCACGAGAAAACGCGCTTGAGTTCTTTGAGGGTTGTGGATTTACATGTCCTGAGAGAAAGGGCATTGCTGACTTCTTGCAAGAG GTTACCTCTCGAAAAGATCAAGAACAATATTGGGCAGATAAAAGTATACCGTATAAATATATCCCAGTCAATGAATTTCAACAACGTTTTAGGAGTTCCTATGTGGGTAAGAAACTAAAGTATGAGTTGGAAATTCCATATGACATGAGTCGAAGCCATAAATCAGCTCTAGTGTTTAAAAAATATTTTGTTTCCAAGTGGGACTTGCTTAAAGTATCGTGGAACAAGGAATGGCTATTGTTGAAGAGAAACATTTATATTCACATTTTTAAGAGCGTACAGTTTTTCATGTTAGCTTTTATTGGGATGACCGTATACTTTAGGACTAGAATGCACACAAGGGATGAACAAGATGGTACACTCTATACAGGAGCACTTTTATATAGCCTAATCGTAAACATGTTTAATGGTTTTGGTGAACTTTCCCTAACCATAGTAAGACTTCCTGTAATTTATAAGCAAAGAGACCTTTTGTTCCACCCACCGTGGGCCTACACACTTCCGACATTTCTACTTCATGTGCCAATATGTTTCATAGAGACTACTGCGTGGATGGTGATACTATATTATGGCGTTGATCTTGCTCCCGAACCTAGCAG ATTCTTCAAACACTTCCTGCTGATCTTTTTGATCCAGAATATGGCGGGAGGATTTTTTAGGCTCATCGCTGGAGTATGTAGGACAATGAACATGGCAAATGCCGGTGGAAGCCTTTTAGTCTTGCTTATATttcttttcggttgtttcatccGTCCCAAATCTCAAATTCCTAAAATATTAGAGTGGGCTACTTGGTTATCACCCTTGTCTTATGGCTTTAAATCCATTGCCATAAATGAGTTCTTTGCATCTAGGTGGATGAATAAAACT AGTTCGGATAATGTGACTAAATTGGGCATAGCCATACTTGAAAATATGGATATCCCAACCGAAGAAAGCTGGTTCTGGATCGGTGCTGCCTCTATTCTAGGTTTTGCGATTCTCTTCAATATCCTATTCACTTTTTCTCTCATGTATTTAAAAC CCCCTGGGAACCCACAAGTAACTGTATCGGAAGAAACAGCCATTGGAAGTAGTTCGA ATAGAAAAATAGAAATGCAGCTTCTAAGAAGTGAATCTAACTCTCACGGTTCGAATGTTGTTGCTCGTAAAAAGGGAATGGGTTATACGTTTACTCCACTAGCCATATCATTTGACAATATCAATTACTATGTTGATATGCCCCAA GAAATGAGAGAACAAGGGAGGACGGAAGATAGGTTGCAATTACTTCGTGAAGTTACAGGTGCTTTTAGACCGGGAGTACTAACTGCATTAATGGGAGTCACTGGAGCTGGTAAAACGACATTAATGGATGTTTTAGCGGGAAGAAAAACGGGCGGTTATATTGAAGGAGATATAAGAATATCAGGATTTCCGAAAAGACAAGAAACATTTGCAAGAATTTCAGGATATTGTGAACAAACGGATATTCACTCTCCTCAAGTCACTGTTTATGAATCTTTGATTTATTCGGCTTTCCTTCGTCTCCCAAGAGAAGTAAAAGATGACGAGAAGATG ACTTTTGTAGATGAAGTGATGGAGCTAGTTGAACTAGTTAATCTCAAAGATGCAATAGTCGGACTTCCGGGAGTTAGCGGTTTGTCAACCGAACAGAGAAAAAGGCTAACAATTGCAGTGGAGCTTGTTGCTAATCCTTCGATTATCTTTATGGATGAACCTACTTCTGGGCTTGATGCAAGAGCAGCAGCAATTGTTATGAGGGCTGTAAGAAATACTGTTGACACTGGAAGAACTGTAGTTTGTACAATTCATCAACCGAGCATCGATATTTTTGAATCTTTTGATGAGTTGCTACTCATGAAAGTAGGAGGACAAGTGATATATGCAGGACCCTTAGGACAAAATTCTCAAAAGCTCGTTGAATATTTTGAG GCAATTCCCGGGGTACCAAAAATTCCTGAAGAATATAATCCAGCAACATGGATATTGGAACTTAGTTCGCGTGATGCAGAGATGCGACTTGGTATCGATCTTTCTAAgcactatgaatcatcatctttgtATGA AAGGAACAAGGCGTTAGTGATGGAGTTAAGCTCACCACCTCCCGAAGCGGTAGATATTCATTTTCAAACACGATACTCTCAAACATCGTGGGGCCAATTCAAGTGTTGTCTTTGGAAAATGTGGTGCAGTTATTGGAGAAATCCCGATTATAATCTTATTCGCAACATTTTCACCTTAGCTGCTGCAATCATGCTTGGGACCGTGTTCTGGAATATTGGAAAGAAAAG AGAAAGTGACAACAATTTGAACACTATAATCGGGGCCATGTATAGTTCTGTGTTCTTCATTGGTATAAACAATTGCGAGATTGTGCAGCCAGTTGTCGCCACAGAAAGAACGGTATTCTATCGAGAAAGAGCTGCTGGGATGTACTCGTCGTTCCAATACGCCATGGCACAG GTGTTTGTTGAGATCCCATACGTGCTCTTTCAAACGACATATTACACTCTTATAGTCTACTCAATGATGTCATTCAAATGGGAAGTAGTCAAATTTTTTTGGTTCTTCTTCATCACTTTCTTTTCATTTCTCTACTTCACATACTACGGAATGATGAGTGTATCTATCACACCGAACGAACAAATGGCAGCAGTAGTTGCAGCCTCATTCTATTCACTCTTCAATCTTTTTTCAGGGTTTTTCATCCCCTTACCT AAAATACCAAAGTGGTGGGTGTGGTACTACTGGATCTGTCCGGTTGCTTGGAGTACAAGCGGATTCATTATTTCACAATACCATGATGTTGAGGACACGATTAAGGTGCCCGGTATGTCATATGACCCgcctataagtttgtatattaaagatCATTATGGTTATAATTTAGATTTCATGAGGCCCATTGCTGCTGTTCTTGTTGGTTATTGCATATTGTTTGCATTTGTCTATGCCTTGTGCTTAAGGCTATTGAATTTCCAAATTAGATGA